The genome window TATGGCGGCTAAGAAAAAGAACTGGCTTCTTTACGGAGCAAACGGCTACACGGGAGAATTGATCGCAAGAAAGGCGGTGGAACGCGGACAAGCGCCGATTCTCGCCGGAAGAAACGAAGCGAAGATCCGCCTTCTCGCCGAAGAATTGAATTTACCGTTTCGAATCTTTACGCTCGATACTGCGGAAGAAATTCAAAGTCAAATCTCCGATTGTTTCTTGGTCTTACACTGCGCGGGTCCTTTTATCGAGACAGCGGTTCCGATGGCGAACGCTTGTATCGAGTCGGGTGTTCACTATCTGGACATCACGGGAGAAATTCCCGTTTACGAAAAACTTCATTCTCTATCTTCCAAAGCGCTTGCGAAAAAAGTAATGCTTCTTCCCGGAGTCGGATTCGACATCGTTCCCACCGATTGCCTTGCAGTGATGTTGAAGGAAAAGCTTCCTAAGGCTCATTTTTTGGAACTCGGTTTTTCCGGGTTTACGGACATTTCAAGGGGAACTCTAAAGAGCGCACTCGCACAACTTCCGTACGGAAGTAAGGTGAGAAGAAACGGAAAGATCGAAACGATTCCTCAGTTGAGTCTGAAAAAGGTCGTGGAGATCAGCGGAAGTTACGCGGAATTTTTTGCGATTCCCTGGGGAGACGTTTTTACGGCGTTTGTTTCAACAGGAATTCC of Leptospira sanjuanensis contains these proteins:
- a CDS encoding saccharopine dehydrogenase family protein, with the protein product MAAKKKNWLLYGANGYTGELIARKAVERGQAPILAGRNEAKIRLLAEELNLPFRIFTLDTAEEIQSQISDCFLVLHCAGPFIETAVPMANACIESGVHYLDITGEIPVYEKLHSLSSKALAKKVMLLPGVGFDIVPTDCLAVMLKEKLPKAHFLELGFSGFTDISRGTLKSALAQLPYGSKVRRNGKIETIPQLSLKKVVEISGSYAEFFAIPWGDVFTAFVSTGIPNITVYSSLPASQAKILKLLQPTTFFLKNSLILKGMQKLVEVTVSGPGDEKRKKGSVLLWGEAWTEASSKKVSIRMRCAEGYEFTVESALAAVAKVEKGRVQSGFTTPAQAFGSKFVLEIPGTKILA